CTATTATGCCACTAGTTATCGTTGGGGATGCGCCCTATGCCGTTGAATATAAGGAACACCTTAAGGCAACGGCGTGTGATAAGGTTATCTTTACAGGATTTCAGTTCGGAGAGTCCTACGAGGAGCTACAGGGTCACTGCTACCTCTATATTCAGGCGACCGAGGTGGGGGGCACCCATCCGGCCCTGATAGAGTCTATGTCGTACGGCAACTGCGTTATCGCTAACGGCACCCCTGAAAACCTGGAGGTTGTTGGAGATACGGCGCGCAGCTTTGCTAAGAACAACTTTCAGCAGTTATCAGGTATCCTAGCCGAACTGTTGCTTGATACGGAGCAGGTAGAGCGACTCGGCGCACTGGCCAAGCAACGCGCCCTTTCACAATTCTCGTGGGATGCAGTTGTGTCGATGTATGAGGAGCTGTTGAGCGGCTTGTTAAGGCGGGGCTAACTATCAGGGGTGAATTGTTATGAGAGTTCATGATGCGCTAATAGATCTTCTTGGCACCTCGCGCAGGGTTATCTCGACCTATCTGAGCGATCTATCGAACAAAGATCTGATGGTTCGACCGATTGAGGGGGCGCATCATGCAGCGTGGCAGATAGGGCATCTGATAATCTCTGAACGCGAGATGATGGAGGGTGTGCAAGCGGGGTCTGGCCTAGCGCTTCCCAAAGGCTTTGAGGAGATGCACGGCGAGGATAATGGAGATCTTAAGATGGAGTCATGCTGCTCTAAGGTCGAGTATGAGGAGCTAATGAGTGAGCAGCGCAGCTTAACACTAGCTCTTTTGGCAGATCTCTCAGAGCACGATCTGGAGCAGCCAGCACCGTACTTTATGCGCAGCTATGCGTCGTCCGTATTGTCGGTATTTGTAGCAATCGGTAGCCATGAGATGATGCACGCCGGACAGATCGCAGTTATTAGAAGAAAGCTAAATAAGCCGGTGTTGATATAGTACTAAATTCACGATGTTTTATCGGTTCCTCACCAATAAGTGTGGGTGGGAAGCTACTGGATGAGGGCATAACTATGCGCGGCAGTTGGAAGAAAAGCTGGTCGAAGAATGTAAGATAATGGATGCTGAATCCCTGCGCTGGAACGTGAACCGCTTCCCGTTACCTGCCCCCGCTCCCGCTCCGATACCGGAAACTTATTTCGAAAAGAACCGATTAATAGAAGATATGTTTTGTCATGAAAAGCTCGAAGTCTATCAAAAGTCGGTTGAATTACTGAATAGGTTATTAGTGTTATTCGCCTCCTCCTGAACGGAAACAGCGATATTGTCAACCAGTTGCGCCTCGCC
The sequence above is a segment of the Pseudomonadota bacterium genome. Coding sequences within it:
- a CDS encoding DinB family protein, which codes for MRVHDALIDLLGTSRRVISTYLSDLSNKDLMVRPIEGAHHAAWQIGHLIISEREMMEGVQAGSGLALPKGFEEMHGEDNGDLKMESCCSKVEYEELMSEQRSLTLALLADLSEHDLEQPAPYFMRSYASSVLSVFVAIGSHEMMHAGQIAVIRRKLNKPVLI